The following proteins are co-located in the Oceanimonas sp. GK1 genome:
- a CDS encoding MFS transporter: MTSSVSGTTIMVLACLIVSMGQLSLGLVFPILPGISQALAEDPERVQWLISAYLLAFGPVQLLYGPLSDARGRRPVLLGGLALALAGVGLCLLPDVSFEGLLAGRLLQGLGAGCGAVVSRAMLRDSFDGGALRNALSYMAMAASITPVLAPALGGMLGDHFGWQSVFAAMMLYLGGLWLVLLARFRETHQGPRLSLHPGRILNSYRALLGQRHFLGHGGMLWGQFALMMTSVSVLPYVMQQQIGMSATEYGRWALLPALGLLLGGIINNRIQFWVRAEQVLRASPFIQLVAGLWIMLMPLEPWLMVAGVFIQALGNGMAFPNAMSRLLEPYRDLAGSAAALSGAMQMLCASLLTVVLAHAGVDTAFSLGWCVVLGALALKGLSVFAIGRF; encoded by the coding sequence GTGACCTCTTCTGTTTCCGGCACCACCATTATGGTGCTGGCCTGCCTTATTGTCAGCATGGGGCAACTCAGCCTGGGGCTGGTATTTCCCATCCTGCCCGGCATCAGCCAGGCCCTGGCCGAGGATCCGGAGCGGGTGCAGTGGCTGATCTCCGCTTACCTGCTGGCTTTTGGCCCGGTGCAACTGCTTTACGGGCCACTCAGTGACGCCCGCGGCCGTCGCCCGGTGTTGCTGGGCGGGCTGGCCCTGGCGCTGGCGGGAGTGGGGCTGTGCCTGCTGCCGGACGTGAGTTTTGAGGGACTGCTGGCCGGCCGGCTGTTGCAGGGACTGGGGGCCGGCTGCGGCGCCGTGGTGTCCCGGGCCATGCTGAGAGACAGTTTTGACGGCGGCGCCTTGCGCAACGCCCTGTCCTACATGGCCATGGCGGCGTCCATCACGCCGGTGCTGGCGCCGGCGCTCGGGGGCATGCTGGGGGATCACTTCGGCTGGCAAAGCGTCTTTGCCGCCATGATGCTGTACCTGGGAGGGCTCTGGCTGGTGCTGCTGGCCCGGTTCAGGGAAACTCACCAGGGACCGCGCCTCAGCCTGCACCCGGGGCGTATCCTCAACAGCTACCGGGCGCTGCTTGGCCAGCGTCATTTTCTGGGGCATGGCGGCATGTTATGGGGCCAGTTTGCGCTGATGATGACCTCGGTGTCGGTGCTGCCCTATGTGATGCAGCAGCAGATTGGCATGAGTGCGACGGAATACGGCCGCTGGGCGTTGCTGCCGGCGCTGGGGTTGTTGCTGGGGGGCATTATCAACAACCGTATTCAGTTCTGGGTGCGGGCCGAGCAGGTGTTGCGCGCCAGTCCCTTTATTCAGCTGGTGGCGGGACTGTGGATCATGCTGATGCCGCTTGAGCCCTGGCTGATGGTGGCGGGGGTCTTTATTCAGGCACTGGGCAACGGCATGGCCTTTCCCAACGCCATGAGCCGGTTGCTGGAGCCTTACCGGGATCTGGCCGGCTCGGCAGCGGCATTATCGGGGGCGATGCAGATGCTCTGTGCCAGCCTGCTGACCGTGGTGCTGGCCCACGCCGGGGTGGATACGGCCTTCAGCCTGGGATGGTGTGTGGTGCTGGGCGCCCTGGCGTTGAAGGGGCTGTCGGTGTTTGCCATCGGGCGGTTTTAG
- the mutY gene encoding A/G-specific adenine glycosylase: MPNQLTTPVNSLSFSQRILAWHELHGRKTLPWQLNKTPYRVWVSEIMLQQTQVTTVIPYYQRFMERFPDVVSLADADQDEVLHHWTGLGYYARARNLHKAAQVIRDHYQGRFPERFEEVLGLPGIGRSTAGAVLSLSLGQHHGILDGNVKRVLTRWLGQRGWPGKKDVENALWDKVAELTPAEGVSQYNQAMMDMGATICTRSKPACERCPVSDDCQARRLGTPTAFPEPKPKKTVQPQKQACFVLLQSAEQVLLVQRPPQGLWGGLYCFPEFADEAAMRRWLTRFPDAGEPEPLPGFRHTFSHFHLDISPWRVQLPHIPAEVMASDERLWYNLRQPAPVGLAAATKKLLAYPQLHKRT; the protein is encoded by the coding sequence ATGCCAAACCAACTGACCACTCCAGTGAACAGCCTTTCCTTTTCCCAACGCATTCTGGCCTGGCACGAACTGCACGGCCGCAAGACCCTGCCCTGGCAGCTAAATAAGACTCCCTACCGGGTATGGGTGTCCGAAATCATGCTGCAGCAGACCCAGGTCACCACGGTGATCCCCTACTACCAGCGATTTATGGAACGCTTTCCCGATGTGGTCAGCCTGGCCGATGCCGACCAGGACGAAGTGCTGCACCACTGGACCGGCCTCGGCTATTACGCCCGGGCCCGCAATCTGCACAAGGCCGCCCAAGTGATCCGCGATCATTACCAGGGACGTTTTCCCGAGCGTTTTGAAGAAGTGCTGGGTCTGCCCGGCATCGGCCGCTCCACCGCCGGTGCCGTGCTGTCGCTCTCCCTTGGTCAGCATCACGGCATTCTCGACGGCAACGTCAAGCGGGTGCTCACCCGCTGGCTGGGCCAGAGAGGCTGGCCGGGCAAAAAGGACGTGGAAAACGCGCTCTGGGACAAGGTGGCCGAACTGACCCCCGCCGAGGGCGTCAGCCAGTACAACCAGGCCATGATGGACATGGGCGCCACCATCTGCACCCGCAGCAAACCCGCCTGTGAGCGCTGCCCGGTAAGCGACGATTGCCAGGCACGGCGGCTGGGCACGCCTACCGCCTTTCCCGAGCCCAAACCGAAAAAAACCGTGCAGCCACAGAAGCAGGCCTGCTTCGTGCTGCTGCAAAGTGCAGAACAGGTGCTGCTGGTACAGCGCCCGCCCCAGGGGCTGTGGGGCGGACTCTACTGTTTTCCGGAGTTTGCCGACGAGGCAGCAATGCGCCGCTGGCTCACCCGTTTTCCCGATGCCGGCGAGCCCGAGCCCCTGCCCGGCTTTCGTCATACCTTCAGCCACTTTCACCTGGATATCAGCCCCTGGCGCGTGCAATTGCCGCACATTCCCGCCGAGGTCATGGCCAGTGATGAGCGTCTTTGGTATAACTTGCGTCAACCGGCCCCCGTAGGCCTGGCGGCCGCCACCAAAAAGCTGCTCGCCTACCCGCAACTGCACAAGAGGACATGA
- the hfq gene encoding RNA chaperone Hfq: protein MTAPSSNPQSLQQAFSLGNGQDAALNWLRKNQTHCAIFLTNGIKLEGMISAFDQYSILLSDPRGQQQLIYKAKISTISPASRRPPRTGVIINKPRRPRYDSHHDHHGHREDQHQGNDNGSDDH from the coding sequence ATGACCGCCCCATCATCGAACCCCCAATCGCTGCAGCAAGCCTTTTCATTGGGTAACGGGCAGGATGCGGCACTGAACTGGTTGCGCAAGAACCAGACCCACTGCGCCATTTTCCTTACCAATGGTATCAAACTTGAAGGGATGATCAGTGCCTTTGACCAGTACAGCATTTTGCTGTCCGATCCTCGTGGCCAGCAGCAGCTGATCTACAAGGCCAAGATTTCCACCATATCACCGGCCAGCCGCCGTCCGCCGCGCACCGGCGTGATCATCAACAAGCCCCGTCGTCCCCGCTACGACAGCCATCATGATCACCACGGCCACCGGGAAGATCAGCATCAGGGTAACGACAACGGCAGCGACGATCACTGA
- a CDS encoding PLP-dependent aminotransferase family protein, producing the protein MQPFFAQRFAKVEPSFIREILKVAVNPEVISFAGGLPNPAFFPSEELEVATAKVLQNKGNGALQYAATEGFGPLRDYIAARYRTQHGMEVNPDNILITNGSQQALDLIGKVLVDEGSKLIIEEPGYLGAIQALSVYQPEFQGVSLNDDGPDLNELDALLSEPNHARLMYGVTNFQNPSGLSYSLEKRKAVAERLIKHNVLMVEDNPYGELRFEGEHLPPIAKLAPENVVLLGSFSKVVVPSFRLGWMLVPDWLRQKITIAKQASDLHTNGFVQQVLYSYLQDNSLDAHIDRIRTVYGGQKKAMEQALLRHCPGLDFTRPEGGMFLWLRLPEHISAMELFHLSIKENVAFVPGRPFYVRPDILNTARFSYSGSDAATIEEGISRLGRVIRQVL; encoded by the coding sequence ATGCAGCCGTTTTTTGCCCAGCGCTTTGCCAAGGTAGAGCCTTCCTTTATTCGAGAAATACTGAAAGTCGCCGTCAATCCGGAAGTGATCTCCTTTGCCGGCGGCCTGCCCAACCCCGCGTTCTTTCCGAGCGAAGAGCTGGAAGTGGCCACCGCCAAGGTGTTGCAAAACAAGGGCAATGGCGCGCTGCAATATGCCGCCACCGAGGGCTTTGGCCCGCTGCGGGACTATATTGCCGCCCGCTACCGTACCCAGCACGGCATGGAAGTGAACCCCGACAATATTCTGATCACCAACGGCTCTCAGCAGGCGCTGGATCTGATTGGCAAGGTGCTGGTGGACGAGGGCTCGAAGCTGATCATCGAGGAGCCGGGTTACCTGGGCGCCATTCAGGCGCTGTCGGTCTATCAGCCCGAGTTTCAGGGCGTATCCCTGAACGATGACGGCCCCGATCTGAATGAGCTCGATGCCCTGCTGTCCGAGCCCAACCATGCCCGGCTGATGTACGGGGTGACCAACTTTCAGAACCCGTCAGGTCTGAGCTACAGCCTGGAAAAGCGCAAGGCGGTGGCCGAACGGCTAATCAAGCACAATGTGCTGATGGTGGAAGACAACCCCTACGGTGAGCTGCGTTTTGAAGGCGAACACCTGCCACCCATCGCCAAGCTGGCGCCGGAAAACGTGGTGCTGCTGGGCTCCTTTTCCAAGGTGGTGGTGCCGTCTTTCCGCCTGGGCTGGATGCTGGTGCCCGACTGGCTGCGCCAGAAGATCACCATTGCCAAGCAGGCCTCCGATCTGCACACCAACGGCTTTGTGCAGCAGGTGCTGTACAGTTACCTGCAGGACAACAGCCTGGATGCCCATATCGATCGCATCCGCACCGTGTACGGCGGGCAGAAAAAGGCCATGGAGCAGGCGCTGCTGCGCCATTGCCCGGGGCTGGATTTCACCCGTCCGGAAGGCGGCATGTTCCTCTGGCTGCGTCTGCCCGAGCATATCAGCGCCATGGAGCTGTTCCATCTCTCCATCAAGGAGAACGTGGCCTTTGTTCCGGGCCGGCCCTTCTATGTGCGCCCGGACATTCTCAATACCGCTCGCTTCAGTTATTCCGGCTCCGATGCCGCCACCATTGAAGAGGGCATCAGCCGCCTGGGACGAGTCATTCGTCAGGTACTGTAA
- a CDS encoding LysR family transcriptional regulator — protein sequence MSFSLEQLQAFVATVDTGSFSAAARRLGKAQSVVSTAVANLEIDLDNPLFIRSSRYPRLTPAGERLLMEARVILERCEHFRGVAKSLGEGVESRLVLAVDELYPSEQLGALMDEFARRFPSVELELLFPLMEDVSRMVLEERVDLGIMWRQEILPSALNFHALGRVPLKLVCAPGHALAGQRVGWEELKRYRQLMVATRNDSEEKVRLRVAADVWWVESQWVIVELVQRNLGWAFVPEHVVADALAAGSLVSPALEFDDQDWPVALELVWHKQRPLGKAAAWLKAAAIGAAQSASA from the coding sequence ATGAGTTTTTCTCTGGAACAGTTGCAGGCCTTTGTGGCCACCGTGGATACCGGCTCCTTTTCGGCGGCGGCCCGGCGTCTGGGCAAGGCCCAGTCGGTGGTCAGCACCGCCGTGGCCAACCTGGAAATTGACCTGGACAACCCGCTGTTCATACGCAGCAGCCGCTATCCCCGGCTGACTCCTGCGGGAGAGCGGCTGCTGATGGAGGCCAGGGTGATCCTGGAGCGGTGCGAGCACTTTCGCGGCGTGGCCAAAAGCCTGGGAGAAGGGGTGGAAAGCCGGCTGGTGCTGGCGGTGGATGAGCTGTATCCGTCCGAGCAGCTGGGCGCCCTGATGGACGAGTTTGCCCGTCGTTTTCCCTCCGTGGAGCTGGAGCTGCTGTTTCCGCTGATGGAAGACGTCAGCCGCATGGTGCTGGAGGAGCGGGTCGATCTGGGCATCATGTGGCGGCAGGAGATTCTGCCCTCGGCACTGAACTTTCACGCCCTGGGGCGGGTGCCGTTGAAGCTGGTGTGCGCCCCCGGTCACGCCCTGGCGGGACAGCGGGTGGGCTGGGAAGAACTCAAGCGCTATCGGCAACTGATGGTGGCGACCCGTAACGACAGTGAGGAAAAGGTCCGGTTGCGGGTGGCGGCGGATGTCTGGTGGGTGGAAAGCCAGTGGGTGATAGTCGAGCTGGTGCAGCGCAACCTGGGCTGGGCCTTTGTGCCCGAACACGTGGTGGCCGATGCCCTGGCCGCCGGCAGCCTGGTGTCACCGGCGCTGGAGTTTGACGATCAGGACTGGCCGGTGGCGCTGGAGCTGGTCTGGCACAAGCAGCGGCCCCTAGGCAAGGCCGCCGCCTGGCTGAAGGCGGCGGCCATCGGAGCGGCTCAGTCGGCCAGTGCGTAG
- a CDS encoding multidrug effflux MFS transporter yields the protein MEREPVTRLVLLLLPLILLGPLGIDIYLPAIPAMASQFAASTEDIQVSLSVFILALGLGQPFFGPLADNYGRRPVALTATVLFLLGALLTVLAQSLPVLLLGRLIQGLGACGASVVVFAVVRDRLNGHDCVRAYCYLNGSLCLAPALAPLLGAGLTLSLGWQANFLFLALFALLTLLLCLYCLAESRPTHTLRQPLLSTTLYRELWRHGAFRAYGITCLAAMGTMLTYVTLAPLVLMEQLGLNESDFALVFAGNAVLIMATSFALPRLGRQLDRHRIAALGTGLQLLGGVAMLFGVQGAFGVTGFMLPMGLCSVGFSLALGAASASAMAPFADRAGRAAALLGCLQMAGAAGVSLAACRLPLPAGESCALVIVLLSGGALLVLQRLPQKDQCPA from the coding sequence ATGGAAAGAGAGCCCGTAACCCGGCTGGTATTGCTGCTGTTACCCCTGATCCTGCTCGGCCCTCTGGGCATCGATATCTATCTGCCGGCCATTCCCGCCATGGCCAGCCAGTTTGCCGCCAGTACCGAAGACATTCAGGTGAGCCTGTCGGTATTTATCCTGGCGCTGGGGCTGGGGCAGCCCTTTTTTGGTCCTCTGGCCGATAACTACGGCCGCCGCCCGGTGGCCCTGACCGCCACTGTGCTGTTTCTGCTCGGGGCCCTGCTGACGGTGCTGGCCCAAAGCCTGCCGGTCCTGCTGCTGGGACGTCTCATTCAGGGGCTGGGGGCCTGTGGTGCATCCGTGGTGGTCTTTGCCGTGGTGCGCGACCGGCTTAATGGCCATGACTGTGTACGAGCCTATTGTTACCTCAACGGCAGCCTCTGCCTGGCCCCCGCCCTCGCCCCCTTGCTGGGCGCCGGTCTGACCCTGAGCCTGGGCTGGCAGGCCAACTTCCTGTTTCTGGCGCTGTTTGCCCTGCTGACCCTGTTGCTGTGCCTGTATTGTCTGGCGGAAAGCCGCCCCACCCATACCCTGCGTCAGCCCCTGCTCAGCACCACCCTCTATCGTGAGCTGTGGCGGCACGGCGCCTTTCGGGCCTATGGCATTACCTGTCTGGCGGCCATGGGCACCATGCTCACCTACGTGACCCTGGCTCCCCTGGTACTGATGGAGCAACTGGGACTGAACGAGAGCGACTTTGCCCTGGTGTTCGCCGGCAACGCCGTGCTGATCATGGCAACCAGCTTTGCACTGCCCCGCCTGGGTCGGCAGCTGGACAGGCATCGCATTGCCGCACTGGGAACCGGATTGCAGCTGCTGGGGGGCGTCGCCATGCTGTTTGGCGTGCAGGGCGCCTTCGGAGTGACCGGCTTTATGCTGCCCATGGGGTTGTGCTCGGTGGGCTTTTCACTGGCGCTGGGTGCCGCGTCTGCCTCGGCGATGGCCCCCTTTGCCGATCGTGCCGGCCGCGCCGCCGCCCTGCTGGGCTGCCTGCAAATGGCCGGCGCCGCCGGCGTTTCCCTTGCGGCCTGCCGGCTGCCGTTGCCGGCCGGCGAGTCCTGTGCCCTGGTCATAGTGCTGCTGTCGGGCGGCGCCCTGTTGGTGCTGCAACGCCTGCCGCAAAAAGACCAGTGCCCGGCCTGA
- the dapA gene encoding 4-hydroxy-tetrahydrodipicolinate synthase has protein sequence MFRGSLVALLTPFDGDRLDEAALRRLVDWHIKEGTHGLVPVGTTGESPTLTHDEHCRVIEIVAEQAAGRVPVIAGAGSNNPVEAIEYSVCAQQAGADATLHVAGYYNRPNQEGLYAHFKMLHDATELPIIVYNIPPRAVVDIQPATLARMAELPRIVGVKDATGDLNRPWAERQLIKKPFAWLSGEDGTAVSYNVAGGQGCISVTANVAPRLCAQLQDLTLAGKWEEARALQDRLLPLHQVLFAEPNPACPKYALSLLGMASEHCRIPVVPLQQDTKARIRRVMEELELI, from the coding sequence ATGTTTCGCGGTTCTTTAGTTGCCCTGCTTACTCCCTTTGACGGTGACCGGCTCGACGAGGCGGCGCTGCGCCGGCTGGTTGACTGGCACATCAAGGAGGGTACTCACGGCCTTGTGCCGGTGGGCACCACCGGGGAAAGTCCGACCCTGACTCACGACGAGCACTGCCGGGTGATTGAAATTGTGGCCGAGCAGGCCGCCGGCCGAGTGCCGGTGATCGCCGGGGCCGGCTCCAACAATCCGGTGGAGGCCATTGAATACAGCGTGTGTGCCCAGCAGGCGGGCGCCGATGCCACTTTGCACGTGGCCGGTTACTACAACCGCCCAAACCAGGAAGGCCTGTACGCCCACTTCAAGATGCTGCACGATGCCACCGAGCTGCCGATCATCGTGTACAACATACCACCCCGCGCCGTGGTCGATATTCAGCCCGCCACCCTGGCCCGCATGGCCGAGCTGCCGCGGATTGTGGGCGTCAAGGATGCCACCGGCGATCTGAACCGCCCCTGGGCCGAGCGTCAGCTGATTAAAAAGCCCTTTGCCTGGCTGTCGGGCGAGGATGGCACTGCCGTGTCCTATAACGTGGCCGGTGGCCAGGGCTGCATTTCGGTGACCGCCAACGTGGCGCCCCGGCTGTGTGCCCAGTTGCAGGATCTGACCCTGGCCGGCAAGTGGGAAGAAGCCCGCGCCCTGCAGGACCGGCTGCTGCCGCTGCACCAGGTATTGTTTGCCGAGCCCAACCCGGCCTGCCCCAAGTACGCCCTGTCGTTGCTGGGCATGGCCAGCGAGCATTGCCGCATTCCGGTGGTGCCGCTGCAGCAGGACACCAAGGCGCGCATTCGCCGGGTCATGGAAGAGCTGGAACTGATATAA
- a CDS encoding M24 family metallopeptidase — protein sequence MHTQIPSFSREEYHQRLAKVRADMLKRDIQTLIVHDPANIAWLTGYDGWSFYTPQTAVVNMTGEPLWFGRQMDANGARRTVWIEEENILWYPDYYVMNPPMNAMEYLANQYLKPRDWGYGRIGVEMDSYYFTPAAWQALHENLPDAELVDATALVNWCRAIKSDTELRYMRIAARIVERMHAAALEMIEPGLPKHLLVAEIYRVAMEGHDGHFGDYPSIVPMLPSGMDASAPHLTWDERPFCRDQGTFFELAGCHRRYHCVLSRTIYLGQPTDNFLRAEEALNAGLEAGLAAAQPGNRCADIANALNATLADYGFDREGARCGYPIGMSYPPDWGERSMSLRNTDHTLLEPGMTFHFMPGLWLDDWGMETTESIVITETGGEPLCNYPRQLFVKK from the coding sequence ATGCACACACAGATCCCCAGTTTTTCACGCGAGGAATATCATCAGCGCCTGGCCAAGGTCAGGGCCGATATGCTGAAACGCGATATTCAGACCCTGATCGTGCACGATCCGGCCAACATCGCCTGGCTCACCGGCTACGATGGCTGGTCCTTCTATACCCCCCAGACCGCAGTGGTGAACATGACCGGTGAGCCGCTGTGGTTTGGCCGCCAGATGGATGCCAACGGCGCCCGGCGCACCGTCTGGATAGAGGAGGAGAACATTCTGTGGTATCCCGACTACTACGTGATGAACCCGCCGATGAATGCCATGGAATACCTGGCCAACCAGTACCTTAAACCCCGTGACTGGGGCTATGGCCGCATCGGGGTGGAAATGGACAGTTACTACTTCACCCCGGCGGCCTGGCAGGCTCTGCATGAGAACCTGCCCGACGCCGAGCTGGTGGACGCCACCGCCCTGGTCAACTGGTGCCGGGCTATCAAGTCGGACACCGAGCTCAGGTACATGCGCATCGCCGCCCGCATCGTGGAGCGCATGCACGCTGCCGCCCTGGAGATGATAGAGCCGGGGCTGCCCAAGCACCTGCTGGTGGCGGAGATCTACCGGGTGGCGATGGAGGGGCACGACGGTCATTTCGGCGATTACCCGTCCATCGTTCCCATGCTGCCCTCGGGGATGGATGCCTCGGCGCCCCACCTCACCTGGGACGAGCGGCCTTTTTGCCGGGATCAGGGCACCTTTTTCGAGCTGGCCGGCTGTCACCGCCGCTACCATTGCGTGCTGTCACGCACTATTTATCTGGGCCAGCCCACCGACAATTTCCTGCGCGCCGAGGAAGCCCTCAACGCCGGCCTTGAGGCCGGACTGGCGGCGGCCCAGCCGGGCAACCGCTGCGCCGATATCGCCAACGCCCTGAACGCCACCCTGGCCGACTACGGCTTTGACCGTGAAGGCGCCCGCTGCGGTTACCCCATCGGCATGAGCTATCCGCCGGACTGGGGCGAGCGAAGCATGAGTCTGCGCAACACGGATCACACCCTGCTGGAGCCGGGCATGACCTTTCACTTTATGCCCGGCCTGTGGCTGGATGACTGGGGCATGGAAACCACCGAAAGCATCGTGATCACCGAAACCGGCGGCGAGCCCCTGTGCAACTACCCGCGCCAGCTGTTTGTTAAAAAGTGA
- a CDS encoding oxidative damage protection protein has product MSRTIFCQRLKKEAEGLDFQMYPGELGKRIYDNISKEAWSEWQKKQTMLINEKKLNMMNAEHRQLLEKEMVAYLFEGADVDIEGYTPPSGN; this is encoded by the coding sequence ATGAGCCGAACCATTTTTTGCCAGCGTTTGAAAAAGGAAGCCGAAGGTCTGGATTTTCAGATGTATCCGGGCGAGCTCGGCAAGCGCATTTACGACAACATTTCCAAGGAAGCCTGGTCCGAGTGGCAGAAGAAGCAGACCATGCTGATCAACGAGAAAAAGCTGAACATGATGAATGCCGAACATCGTCAGCTGCTCGAAAAGGAAATGGTCGCCTACCTGTTTGAAGGCGCCGACGTCGATATTGAGGGCTATACCCCGCCTTCCGGCAACTAA
- a CDS encoding cold-shock protein: MSNTVKGKVKFFNEAKGFGFIEQEQGPDVFVHFSAIQTPGFKTLAEGQSVEFTVAQGQKGPQAENVVPL, from the coding sequence ATGTCTAACACTGTTAAAGGTAAAGTAAAGTTCTTCAATGAAGCCAAAGGTTTCGGTTTCATCGAGCAGGAACAAGGCCCTGACGTATTCGTACACTTCAGCGCCATTCAGACTCCGGGCTTCAAGACCCTGGCTGAAGGTCAGTCCGTTGAGTTCACCGTAGCCCAAGGCCAGAAAGGTCCTCAGGCTGAGAACGTAGTACCTCTGTAA
- a CDS encoding PACE efflux transporter — MRTTQDRIRHTLGFEIIGLVIFAPLASLAFGHDLFEMGLMALVGSIIATFWNYVYNLLFDHAMLRLRGDVRKTTLIRVLHALLFEGGLLLLFLPMIAWHLGISLWDAFVMDIAMSAFYLCYAFLYNLAYDRLYPIPNPTAQPE; from the coding sequence ATGCGTACCACCCAAGATCGTATTCGCCATACCCTGGGATTCGAGATCATCGGCCTGGTGATCTTTGCACCCCTGGCCAGCCTGGCATTCGGCCACGATCTGTTTGAAATGGGCCTGATGGCGCTGGTGGGATCGATCATCGCCACCTTCTGGAACTATGTGTACAACCTGCTGTTTGATCACGCCATGCTGAGACTGCGGGGGGATGTGCGCAAGACCACACTCATCCGGGTGCTGCATGCCCTGCTGTTTGAAGGGGGCCTGCTGTTGCTGTTTTTGCCGATGATCGCCTGGCACCTGGGCATCAGTCTGTGGGACGCCTTTGTGATGGACATCGCCATGTCGGCCTTTTACCTGTGCTACGCCTTTCTGTACAACCTGGCCTACGATCGCCTCTACCCCATTCCCAACCCCACCGCCCAGCCCGAATAA
- a CDS encoding dicarboxylate/amino acid:cation symporter: MKGSLSTRIFTGLFVGLLIGSAIQYLFKDVPLLDDGLVGLAEGLGGMFVSLIKLMVVPLVYISIVTGICELRDIASFGRLGSKTFGLYIVNTMLSIAAAILVGVIFQPGLGATLPHGASGAVELTTTETPDLGAMLVNIVPSNPVQAFASGDMLQIIFMAILTGLAIQGLGATAAPAARAFRMANEVMMKLVGLVMTLAPYGVFALMISLGATLEADTLMSVAGYVALVVMVLVFWILVVYPLAVWLTTGIKPGEFRKATREQLLFSLSTASSNATIPVTMRTLTEKLGVSRAIAGFGVPLGATINMSGSAIYITLAAIFAANISGTPIPAGDLLTVGITVLLMSVGVGGVPGGAVVMAGVLLHQMGLPVEAMAIIMAVDRINDMFCTSSNVVGDTAVNTIVAKMEGNPDSIEDAEPEAVRSK; the protein is encoded by the coding sequence ATGAAAGGCTCTCTTTCCACCCGGATTTTTACCGGGCTTTTTGTCGGCCTGCTGATCGGCAGCGCCATCCAGTACCTGTTCAAGGATGTTCCCCTGCTTGACGACGGCCTGGTCGGCCTGGCCGAAGGCCTGGGCGGCATGTTCGTGTCACTGATCAAGCTGATGGTGGTGCCGCTGGTCTACATCTCCATCGTGACCGGCATCTGTGAGCTGCGGGATATCGCCAGCTTCGGCCGCCTGGGCAGCAAGACCTTTGGTCTTTATATTGTCAACACCATGCTGTCGATTGCCGCCGCCATTCTGGTGGGCGTGATCTTCCAGCCCGGCCTGGGGGCTACCCTGCCTCACGGGGCGTCCGGCGCGGTGGAACTGACCACCACCGAAACCCCGGATCTGGGCGCCATGCTGGTGAACATAGTGCCCAGCAACCCGGTGCAGGCCTTTGCTTCCGGCGACATGCTGCAGATCATCTTCATGGCCATTCTCACCGGCCTGGCCATTCAGGGCCTGGGTGCCACCGCGGCACCGGCGGCCCGTGCTTTCCGCATGGCCAACGAGGTGATGATGAAGCTGGTGGGGCTGGTGATGACCCTGGCGCCTTACGGCGTATTCGCGCTGATGATAAGCCTGGGCGCCACCCTGGAAGCGGACACCCTGATGTCGGTGGCCGGTTACGTGGCCCTGGTGGTGATGGTGCTGGTGTTCTGGATCCTGGTGGTCTATCCGCTGGCCGTGTGGCTGACCACCGGCATCAAGCCGGGCGAGTTCCGCAAGGCCACTCGGGAGCAGCTGCTGTTCTCCCTGTCCACCGCCAGCTCCAACGCCACCATTCCGGTCACCATGCGCACCCTGACCGAGAAGCTGGGCGTGTCCCGGGCCATCGCCGGTTTTGGTGTGCCGCTGGGTGCCACCATCAACATGTCCGGCTCCGCCATTTACATTACCCTGGCCGCCATTTTTGCCGCCAACATTTCCGGCACGCCCATTCCCGCCGGTGATCTGCTGACCGTCGGCATTACCGTGCTGCTGATGTCGGTGGGCGTGGGTGGCGTACCCGGCGGTGCCGTGGTCATGGCCGGCGTGCTGCTGCACCAGATGGGCCTGCCGGTTGAGGCCATGGCCATCATCATGGCGGTAGACCGCATCAACGACATGTTCTGCACTTCCTCCAATGTGGTGGGCGATACCGCCGTCAACACCATAGTGGCGAAGATGGAAGGCAACCCGGACAGCATCGAGGATGCCGAGCCGGAAGCGGTCCGCAGCAAGTAA